A section of the Deinococcus taeanensis genome encodes:
- the argR gene encoding arginine repressor has protein sequence MAGALSKEQRQKRIQDIIARESISTQGELVERLQADGIRVTQATVSRDINELRLVRLPVGKGRHRYALAQTAGHTDAEEELARLFQNFVHDIDRGENLLVIRTAEGHASGVALLLDRVRRDDIVGTLAGEDTIFVVARTTGDAENIMEEFHALMLG, from the coding sequence ATGGCGGGAGCGCTCAGCAAGGAACAACGACAGAAACGCATTCAGGACATCATTGCCCGCGAAAGCATCAGCACCCAGGGAGAACTCGTCGAGCGGCTGCAGGCCGACGGCATCCGTGTCACGCAGGCCACCGTCAGCCGGGACATCAACGAACTGCGTCTCGTGCGCCTCCCGGTCGGCAAGGGCCGGCACCGCTACGCCCTGGCGCAGACCGCCGGGCACACCGACGCCGAGGAGGAACTCGCCCGGCTCTTTCAGAACTTCGTGCATGACATCGACCGCGGGGAGAACCTGCTGGTCATCCGGACTGCCGAGGGGCACGCGAGCGGCGTGGCGCTGCTGCTCGACCGGGTGAGGCGCGACGACATCGTGGGCACCCTGGCCGGGGAGGACACCATTTTCGTGGTCGCGCGCACCACGGGGGATGCGGAGAACATCATGGAGGAATTTCACGCCCTGATGCTTGGCTGA